The Pseudomonas fulva 12-X sequence GCCTGTATGTGGTGTAAGTAAATTTTTCAGCACAAAAAAATAATAAAAAGTCGCATGCCTGCAAACGGCGAGTTTTCAGAAAGCCACGCAAATCAAGGAGCTACAAAATAAGGTGCGCACTTCGAGCGTGCGGCTAGTTGTATGTAGTGAAAATGCAATTGCGCTTCAATAGGAACAAATATCATTTGCATATTTGCTCCAGCTCATTGTGCTCAGGCCTGCCCAATGACTATAGCCAGCAAACTCATGGTCATTTAGTTATCAATAAAAAAGCCCCGGCATCGCTGCCGGGGCCGAGGCTCGAAACATGCGTCAGGGCGGGTGCCGGTTCTCAGTGGAACTGGTTCATGGTGTTGTCCTTGCCGCCGGCTTTGAGTGCGGCTTCTCCGGCGAAGTATTCCTTGTGGTTGTCGCCGATGTCCGAGCCCGCCATGTTCTGGTGCTTGACGCAGGCGATACCCTGACGGATTTCCTGGCGCTGCACGCCCTTGACGTAGGCCAGCATGCCCAGGTCGGCGAAGTAGCCCTTGGCCAGGTTGTCGGTGGAAAGCGCGGCGGTGTGGTAGGTCGGCAGGGTGATCAGGTGGTGGAAGATGCCGGCATTGGCCGATCCGTCGCGCTGGAAGGTGCGGATCTTCTCGTCGGCAACCTGGGCCAGTTCGGTTTCGTCGTACTCGGCGCTCATCAGCTTGGCGCGGTCGTAGGCCGATACATCCTTGCCCTCGGCGACGAAGGCATCGAACACCTGCTGGCGGAAGCTCAGGGTCCAGTTGAACGACGGGCTGTTGTTGTAGACCAGTTTGGCATTGGGGATGACTTCGCGCACGCGATCTACCATGGCCTTGATCTGGCCGACATGGGGCTTCTCGGTCTCGATCCAGATCATGTCTGCGCCGTTCTGCAGCGAGGTGATGCTGTCCAGTACGCAGCGATCCTCGCCGGTACCCTTGCGGAACTGGAACAGGTTGGACGGCAGGCGTTTGGGGCGCAGCAGCTTGCCTTCGCGGTTGATCACCACGTCGCCGTTCTTCAGCTCGGCCGGGCTGATTTCGTCGCAATCCAGGAACGAGTTGTATTGATCACCCAGGTCGCCCGGCTCGCTGGTCACGGCGATCTGCTTGGTGAGGCCGGCACCCAGAGAATCGGTACGGGCGACGATCACGCCGTCGTCCACGCCCAGTTCGAGGAAGGCGTAGCGTACCGCGTTGATCTTGGCGAGGAAGTCGGCATGGGGCACGGTGACCTTGCCGTCCTGGTGGCCGCACTGCTTCTCGTCGGAGACCTGGTTCTCGATCTGGATACAGCAGGCGCCGGCTTCGATCATCTTCTTGGCGAGCAGGTAGGTGGCCTCGGGGTTGCCGAAACCGGCATCGATGTCGGCGATGATCGGCACCACGTGGGTTTCGAAATTGTCGATCTGCGCCTGGATCTCGCTCTGCTTGGCGCGGTCCCCCGATTCGCGAGCGGCGTCGAGGGCGCTGAACAGCAAATCCAGCTCGCGGGCATCGGCCT is a genomic window containing:
- a CDS encoding isocitrate lyase — translated: MSAYENDIKAVTALKEAAGNSWSAINPESVARMRAQNRFKTGLDIAKYTAAIMRKDMAEYDADSSVYTQSLGCWHGFIGQQKLISIKKHLKTTNKRYLYLSGWMIAALRSDFGPLPDQSMHEKTAVAALIEELYTFLRQADARELDLLFSALDAARESGDRAKQSEIQAQIDNFETHVVPIIADIDAGFGNPEATYLLAKKMIEAGACCIQIENQVSDEKQCGHQDGKVTVPHADFLAKINAVRYAFLELGVDDGVIVARTDSLGAGLTKQIAVTSEPGDLGDQYNSFLDCDEISPAELKNGDVVINREGKLLRPKRLPSNLFQFRKGTGEDRCVLDSITSLQNGADMIWIETEKPHVGQIKAMVDRVREVIPNAKLVYNNSPSFNWTLSFRQQVFDAFVAEGKDVSAYDRAKLMSAEYDETELAQVADEKIRTFQRDGSANAGIFHHLITLPTYHTAALSTDNLAKGYFADLGMLAYVKGVQRQEIRQGIACVKHQNMAGSDIGDNHKEYFAGEAALKAGGKDNTMNQFH